TTTTACAAAAAAAAATTGAAATTAACAAACAAAAAAGGTATAATTTAGATAAAAATCATAAAAAGTGGATACAGATGTAAAATTGCATAAATATTTAGAAAATTTTAAAGATTGAAATAAAGTATTTTGTAATATGTATTTGGATAACCGTAAATTTATTTTATAAGGGTGGTGGGAAATTGCATAAGTTAAAAAATATAAGCTACAAAAATATACTCAGGTAAATAAAATATAAAATTAAAACTCTATTGAAATTTAATATGAGGAGAATGTAATTGTGAAAGTGGATTATAAAAATTATGATAATCAACAATTAATGTGTAGAAGACAGTTCATGATAAATAACAAACTTAATTTTATTGCAACTATAATAACTCAAACAATTTTTTCTATAGTATCTATTTCAGTATCATTTTTAATGATGATTACTATAGATGCAATAGAGTATAAAGATATTTCACGTATAAAATTAGCAGTAGTATTTATTGTTTCAATATTAGTATTATATGGTACTTTTGGATATGCACAAAAAGTTTTGAAAAATAGATATATTAAATTAGCATTATCTAATTTTAAAGATTATATTTTTAGAAAAATATTAAGTAAATCCATTAAAGAATTCGGAACAGAGTTTACAGGCAGAATTATCAATACTTTTTCTAATGATTTAAGCTCTATTGAATTACATTATGTAGATGGAACACTTCAAATCATTCAACAAACTTTAATGTTCGTTATTGCTTTGAGTGCAATGCTTTATTTAAACTTAATTTTGGCAATTTGTGTAATATTAGCTTGTGTAATACCAATAACCTTGTCATTAATATTAGGTAGACATCTTGTATTAAAAGAAAGAAAAACATCAGATGAGGGAGAGAGTTTTGTTGATCAAGTAAAGGATTTGTTGAATGGTTTTATTTTAATTAAGAGTTTTAAAGCAGAGAAAGAAGTACTTAATCTTTTTAGAAAAAAAAATTTATCACTTGAAGAAGCTAAACGAGATAGGCGTGATACAAATGATTCTGTAAGCCTTGCTAGTACATTTTCAACAATATTAGTAGTAACTATGATTTTTACTGTAGGTTCATATTTTGCTTACAAAAATATAATGTCTATTGGTGCAATAATTGCTTTTATTGAATTATCTCAGTATGCAACTGGTCCTGTTGAAAAGATTTTTCCTCTTCTAACTAACAAAAAAGCTTCTTTAACGCTTATAGAAAAAATCTCTAATGTTATAAGTGAAAAAGAAGAGAAGGATGAAAAAATATCAATTAGTAGTGTAGGTTCGTCTATCATTATGAAAGATGTATCTTTTTCTTATAATACTGAAAAAACCATATTAAAGGGAATAGATTTGAAATTTGAGAAGGGAAAAAGTTATGCCATTGTAGGAAGCAGTGGATGTGGAAAGTCTACACTGATACAGTTATTATTAGGGTATTATTATGACTATAAAGGAGAGATATTAATTGACGGAAAGCAGCTTAAAAACATTAATTTAGATAGCTTATATGATGTTATTTCAGTTATACAGCAAAATGTCTTTCTTTTTGATAGCAGTATAAAAAACAATATAACAATGTTTAAAGAATTTAGTGAGGATAAATTTAATAATGCAGTTGCTATGGCAGGATTATCGGATTTAATATCAGAAAAAGGAATTGATTACAGTAGTGGTGAAGGAGGTTCTAATCTATCAGGAGGTGAAAAACAGCGCATATCTATTGCACGTTGCCTTATTAGAGAAACTCCAGTGATAATTATGGATGAAGCAACAGCAGCTCTTGATAATAAAACATCATATGAAGTTGAAAATGCAATTCTTAATCTTAAAGGACTTACAAAAATAATAGTTACTCATAAATTTAATGAAGAAATTATGAAGAAATATGATAAGATAATAGTTCTTCGTGATGGCAATATAGCAGAAATGGGAAAATTTCAGGAATTGATGGAACAAAAAAATCACTTCTTTTCATTATATAATGTTACAAAAATTTAAAGTTGTATTTGTAAGAATTAAAAATAATATAATTACGCATTATTTAACAATTAATAATGTGATTTACAAAAAATATATTATAAGAGCATAATGAATTTTTTGAAAATTAAGAATAAACATTTACGTAAAATATTATGTTTAAAAGATTGGAGGGTAGATATTAAGGATTTTAGAATAGAAATAATAAATTTATATGGAGGATATTATGAATAAGTGTATTGGAGTAATTGGTGCAGGTGTTATGGGACGAGGTGTTTCGCAACGTTTTGCGGAGTTTGGCTATAGAGTTATCCTTGTTGATATTAATCAGGAAATCTTGGATTCTGCAGTAAATGAAATTAAAAGAAATTTAAAATTTGCAAGCATGTTTAATAAAAAAGTAAATATTGATGATGTTATGAAAAATATTAATACATCACTATCTTATGATGAGTTGAAAGATGTGGATTACATAGTTGAAAATGTACCTGAAGATGAAAAAATAAAACAAAATGTATATAAAAAATTAGAACAGATATGTAAGAAAGACTGTATATATATGGCCAATACGTCATGTATACCAATTACATTGTTAGGAGCTTTTACAAAAAGAATGGATAAAGTTATTGGTGTTCATTTTATGAATCCAGTACCATTAAAGAATTTTGCTGAGGTGATTCAAGGAAGACGTACTTCAAAAGAAACAATTGAGATCATAGGAAGCCTGCTTAAGGATATTGGAATATCAATTGAAGTAATAAATGATAGTGCAGGTTTTGTATCAAATCGACTATCACATTTGTTTATGAATGAAGCCGCGTTTTTAGTATATGAAAATGTTGCAACGCCTAAGCAGATAGATAATATTTTCAAGAAGGCTTTTGGTCATAAGATGGGTCCATTAGAAACAGCCGATTTAATTGGATTAGATACAGTTTTGGATTCTCTTAGAATATTATATGACCAATATGAAGATTCAAAATTTCGTGCTTGTCCCCTTCTAAAGCGAATGGTTAATGCTGGTGAATTAGGTAGGAAAGAAGGAAAAGGATTTTATAAATATTAAGATAGATTATTACTTAAATAGCTATATAAATTATATATTTAATATTTATTAAGGAGGCAATTAATATGGATATAAAACAAAAACTTAGAAACTTTTTTGGTAAATTTATGGATATGACAGAGGTTAATGATGATGATAATATTTTTGAAAAGGGGCTTGTTAATTCTTTGTTTGCCATGCAACTTGTAAGCTTTGTTGAAAAAGAATTTGAAGTAACTATAAATAATGATGAACTTGATCTTGAAAATTTTAAGAATATTAATTCAATTGAAAATTTACTGAATTCAAAACTTAAGAATGTGGAGGTAGATAAGTAGATGTCTGAACAAAAAATTAAATGTGTTGTTTGGGATTTGGATAATACTTTATGGAAAGGGGTTTTGTCAGAAGAAAGTATTGATGGTGTTAATAAAAATATTATTGAAATAGTAAAAGAACTGGATGAAAGAGGTATTTTACAATCAATAAGTAGTAAGAATAACTATGAGCAGGCAAAACAAAAGCTTGAAGAGTTTGGAGTATGGGAATACTTTATTTATCCACATATAAATTGGAATCCTAAATCAGAATCAATAGAAGATATTGCTAAATTAATAAATATAGGAATGGATACTTTGGCATTTGTTGATGATCAAGTATTTGAACTAGAGGAGGTTAAATATACGCACCCAGAAGTGTTGTGTATAGATTCAGCTAAAGCTAATGAAATTTTAAATATGGATAGGATGATACCTAAATATATTACTAGTGATTCTAAAAACAGACGTAAAATGTATCAAAACGATATTAAAAGAAATGGAATTGAAAAAAACTTTAGTGGTACAAAAGAAGAGTTTTTAAGTACGCTTAATATGATTTTGAGAATAAATCATGCTACCGAAAATGATTTACAAAGGGTTGAAGAACTTACGGTAAGGACACATCAACTTAATTCTACTGGATATATATATTCTTATGATGAATTGAAAAATTTTATTAAATCAGATAAGTATGATGTATTAGTTGTTCAACTTGATGATAAATTTGGTCAATATGGAAAGATAGGACTAGCTCTTATTGAGAAAAATAAAAATGTGTGGGAATTAAAATTATTATTAATGTCATGTAGAGTTATGTCAAAAGGCGTTGGAAATGTTTTATTGAATTATATTGTAAATAGAGCAAGAGAAGAAGGTGTAACGCTGAGAGCTCAATTTGTACCTACTGATCGTAATAAAATAATGTATATTACTTATAAATTTAATGGATTTAAAGAGATTAAGAAAGATGACAAAGTAAGTATATTAGAAGCAGATATGTCTTACGAAAGACCGATGGCAAAATATTTAAAATTAATGTATGAGGAGGTGGTAAAATAATGGATTTTAAATTAACCAAAGAACAAAAGGAGTATACAGAGTCAGTTATAAATTTTGCTAGACAGGATTTAAATGATAGTGAGTATTTAGAGAAATTTTCTTTTGAAATGTGGAAAAAGGTTTCTGATTTTGGTCTTTTAGGTATAACAATAAGTGAAAAGTATGGTGGATTGCAAGAAAGTTATTTAACTGCTGCATTGGTATTCGAAGCATTGGGTTATGCATGTAAAAATAATGGATTTGTATTTGTAATAAATAATCATATTTGGGTAGCACAAAATATTATTAATCTATATGCTTCTGATTTATTAAAGGACAAGTATATTCCATCAATGGTTCAAGGTGAAAAAATAGGAGCTATTGCTATAACGGAGGCCGAATTTGGTTCTGATGCACTAGGAATGAAAACAAAAGCTGTGTGTGATGGAGATAATTATATACTTAATGGTACAAAAATGTTTATTTCCAATGGACCTATTGCGGATATTTTCATAGTATTTGCGGTTACTCAAACAGAACCAGTAAAAAAGATAACAGCATTTGTTGTAGAAAAGGATTATGAGGGTGTTACTTGTGGTGCAGATATAGAAAAAATGGGACTTAATGCATGTCCGACAAGCGAAATTATATTTAATAATGTAAAAGTTCCAAAGGAAAATATTATAGGTAAGCTTAATCGCGGTTCTAATATTATGACATGTGCAATTGAGTGGGAAAGATGTTATGAGTTTGCACCACACGTTGGAGCTATGCAGCGTATAATGGAAATTTGTTTAGAGCAAGCTAAAAAAAGAAAGCAGTTTGGAAATGCAATTGAGAAATATCAAGCAGTATCTCATAAAATTGCTGAAATGCAAGTAAGAATTGAAATGGCTAAGCTTATGCTATATAAAATTGCATGGCTAAAAGATAATAATCGTACAGCTTATTTAGAAACATCTGTGTTCAAATTGTTCGTTAGTGAGAACTACATAAAAACATGTAGGGATGCAATACAAATATTTGGTGCATATGGCTACACTAAAGAGTATGATGTGGAACGAGAAATGCGTGATGCACTTGCTTGTAGTATATATTCAGGGACCAATGAAATGCAAAAAAATACTATATATAACATGATAAATATTAAATATTAAATATTTTCAACTGAAATACCGTGTTGCAAATAGGAGGGTGTATGCGAATAGTTGTATGTATTAAAGCTGTAAAAAGTGAGTTTGTATATTCAAATGATAATTCAAATGAAGGTTTTGTAATTAATCCATATGATTTATATGCGCTTGAAAAATGTATTGAGTTTAAAAAAGAAACAAAATGTACAATAATATGCATTTGCATGGGCACAATGAAAGCTGAAGGTATTATGATAAAAGCATTAGCTATGGGTGCGGACGAAGTAATATTACTTAATGATGAAGCTTTTATTGGTTCGGATACTATTTCAACTAGTTATGTGTTATCAAAAGCTATAAGGAAAATTTCCAATGTAGATATAGTAGTGTTCGGAGAAAAATCTATTGATGGAGCAACGGGACAAGTAGCGTTTGGTGTTGGAGAACGTTTAAAGTATTTTGTTTTAAATAGGGTAGAAAAGTTTGAGAGTTTAGAAGATAAATATGTTGTTGTAATGCAAAATGATGATGACAATATGACGAAGATAAGATTTAAAATGCCTTGTATAGTGTCATTTAATGATTTTGTTCTTTACCATCCGAATATACGACTTATTGCATTGAAAAGAGCACGTCAAAGAAAAATTACAATATGGGGTGCAGCTGAAATTCAAGCGGATATATCTAAATGTGGTATTAAAGGTTCAAAGACAAAAGTTTTAAATATAGAAAATGGCTTTAACAAAAAAGAAAATAAAGTTATTGATGGGACAATAGCTAACAAGGCTGGATTAATTTTAGATATAATTGAGGGAAAAAAAATCTGAATTATACCTTGTTATGTAATTTATTGAGGAGTGGTGTTATGGCAGTTAGTGGAATACTGGTTGTATGTGATGCAAAAGAATATGATAGTGAGTATAATTTGCAGATTATAACAAAGGCAAGATTTCTTGCAAATCAGTGCTGTAAGGATGTATCAGCTATATGTGTAGGTAATTACGATGAAAAAAGATTAAAAAAACTTATCGATTATGGTGCCAATACTGTAATCATATATGAGAGTGCTAAAAAAATTGAAGTAAACGAATTTGCAGATATTATCACTGAAATAATTAATCAGCAAAGGCCAGAAGTGATTATGTTTTCGGAG
The Clostridium felsineum DSM 794 DNA segment above includes these coding regions:
- a CDS encoding acyl-CoA dehydrogenase family protein, encoding MDFKLTKEQKEYTESVINFARQDLNDSEYLEKFSFEMWKKVSDFGLLGITISEKYGGLQESYLTAALVFEALGYACKNNGFVFVINNHIWVAQNIINLYASDLLKDKYIPSMVQGEKIGAIAITEAEFGSDALGMKTKAVCDGDNYILNGTKMFISNGPIADIFIVFAVTQTEPVKKITAFVVEKDYEGVTCGADIEKMGLNACPTSEIIFNNVKVPKENIIGKLNRGSNIMTCAIEWERCYEFAPHVGAMQRIMEICLEQAKKRKQFGNAIEKYQAVSHKIAEMQVRIEMAKLMLYKIAWLKDNNRTAYLETSVFKLFVSENYIKTCRDAIQIFGAYGYTKEYDVEREMRDALACSIYSGTNEMQKNTIYNMINIKY
- a CDS encoding electron transfer flavoprotein subunit beta/FixA family protein translates to MRIVVCIKAVKSEFVYSNDNSNEGFVINPYDLYALEKCIEFKKETKCTIICICMGTMKAEGIMIKALAMGADEVILLNDEAFIGSDTISTSYVLSKAIRKISNVDIVVFGEKSIDGATGQVAFGVGERLKYFVLNRVEKFESLEDKYVVVMQNDDDNMTKIRFKMPCIVSFNDFVLYHPNIRLIALKRARQRKITIWGAAEIQADISKCGIKGSKTKVLNIENGFNKKENKVIDGTIANKAGLILDIIEGKKI
- a CDS encoding HAD-IIIC family phosphatase, whose amino-acid sequence is MSEQKIKCVVWDLDNTLWKGVLSEESIDGVNKNIIEIVKELDERGILQSISSKNNYEQAKQKLEEFGVWEYFIYPHINWNPKSESIEDIAKLINIGMDTLAFVDDQVFELEEVKYTHPEVLCIDSAKANEILNMDRMIPKYITSDSKNRRKMYQNDIKRNGIEKNFSGTKEEFLSTLNMILRINHATENDLQRVEELTVRTHQLNSTGYIYSYDELKNFIKSDKYDVLVVQLDDKFGQYGKIGLALIEKNKNVWELKLLLMSCRVMSKGVGNVLLNYIVNRAREEGVTLRAQFVPTDRNKIMYITYKFNGFKEIKKDDKVSILEADMSYERPMAKYLKLMYEEVVK
- a CDS encoding ABC transporter ATP-binding protein, translated to MKVDYKNYDNQQLMCRRQFMINNKLNFIATIITQTIFSIVSISVSFLMMITIDAIEYKDISRIKLAVVFIVSILVLYGTFGYAQKVLKNRYIKLALSNFKDYIFRKILSKSIKEFGTEFTGRIINTFSNDLSSIELHYVDGTLQIIQQTLMFVIALSAMLYLNLILAICVILACVIPITLSLILGRHLVLKERKTSDEGESFVDQVKDLLNGFILIKSFKAEKEVLNLFRKKNLSLEEAKRDRRDTNDSVSLASTFSTILVVTMIFTVGSYFAYKNIMSIGAIIAFIELSQYATGPVEKIFPLLTNKKASLTLIEKISNVISEKEEKDEKISISSVGSSIIMKDVSFSYNTEKTILKGIDLKFEKGKSYAIVGSSGCGKSTLIQLLLGYYYDYKGEILIDGKQLKNINLDSLYDVISVIQQNVFLFDSSIKNNITMFKEFSEDKFNNAVAMAGLSDLISEKGIDYSSGEGGSNLSGGEKQRISIARCLIRETPVIIMDEATAALDNKTSYEVENAILNLKGLTKIIVTHKFNEEIMKKYDKIIVLRDGNIAEMGKFQELMEQKNHFFSLYNVTKI
- a CDS encoding acyl carrier protein codes for the protein MDIKQKLRNFFGKFMDMTEVNDDDNIFEKGLVNSLFAMQLVSFVEKEFEVTINNDELDLENFKNINSIENLLNSKLKNVEVDK
- a CDS encoding 3-hydroxyacyl-CoA dehydrogenase family protein, yielding MNKCIGVIGAGVMGRGVSQRFAEFGYRVILVDINQEILDSAVNEIKRNLKFASMFNKKVNIDDVMKNINTSLSYDELKDVDYIVENVPEDEKIKQNVYKKLEQICKKDCIYMANTSCIPITLLGAFTKRMDKVIGVHFMNPVPLKNFAEVIQGRRTSKETIEIIGSLLKDIGISIEVINDSAGFVSNRLSHLFMNEAAFLVYENVATPKQIDNIFKKAFGHKMGPLETADLIGLDTVLDSLRILYDQYEDSKFRACPLLKRMVNAGELGRKEGKGFYKY